A genomic region of Metopolophium dirhodum isolate CAU chromosome 1, ASM1992520v1, whole genome shotgun sequence contains the following coding sequences:
- the LOC132947620 gene encoding general transcription factor II-I repeat domain-containing protein 2A-like has product MISKNNRPFTDAEFIKKCMLAVVDEICPDKKKDFEDISLSARTCVRRTEELGNNLMQQLKEKIKSFNFFSLAMDEKLADLCSLKGTTTGDDLFESIDKSLNNLGLEWKKLVSVTTDGGKNMSGSNKGVVGRIKKKMLQNDYEIPMNFHCIIHQEALCCKVLACQEVMSVVISSINFIRKNGLGHRQFQNFLDEIESEYGDVIYFTEVRWLSRGAALKRFFDLRIEIEIFMNEKNKIVSELSDESWILELAFLTDITTFLNELNIKLQGKGKLLSDMYTDIKSFQWDLIKPKFLNIIEQLQNEFSTRFEDFYKYDKEIKLFQNPFQVDINNVKNNLQMEVIELQNDEVLKNYFREATSLPQFYSCLPLSTFPGIRQFAQKFIAAFASTYICEQTFSIVKYRKSKHSSRLSDENLRAVLRVSTTSLQADIENLTNKLQAQKSH; this is encoded by the exons ATGATATCGAAGAATAATCGTCCCTTCACTGATGctgaattcattaaaaaatgtatgcttgCTGTTGTTGACGAAATCTgtccagataaaaaaaaagactttGAAGACATTAGCCTTTCTGCTCGAACTTGCGTAAGAAGAACTGAAGAATTGGGAAATAATTTAATGCAGCaacttaaagaaaaaattaaatcgttcaattttttttccctcGCGATGGATGAAA AACTTGCCGATCTTTGTAGTTTAAAAGGGACTACCACAGGAGACGATCTGTTCGAAAGTATTGATAAATCACTAAACAATTTAGGATTAGAATGGAAAAAATTAGTGAGTGTAACAACAGATGGTGGGAAAAACATGAGTGGTTCAAATAAAGGTGTGGTAGGaagaataaagaaaaaaatgttacaaaacGATTATGAAATTCCTATGAATTTTCACTGTATAATTCACCAAGAAGCATTGTGTTGTAAAGTACTTGCGTGTCAAGAAGTTATGAGTGTTGTTATTTCCTCAATCAATTTTATTCGAAAAAATGGTTTGGGTCATcgtcaatttcaaaattttctggATGAAATTGAATCAGAATATGGCgacgttatatattttacagaagTCAGATGGTTGAGTAGAGGTGCGGCACTTAAACGATTTTTTGATCTACGAATAGAAATAgaaatttttatgaatgaaaaaaataaaatcgtttctGAACTATCAGATGAATCATGGATTCTCGAATTAGCATTTTTAACagatataacaacatttttgaatgaattgaatataaaattacaaggCAAAGGAAAATTACTCTCAGATATGTACACTGATATTAAATCGTttcaa TGGGATTTAATTAAACCTAAATTTCTCAATATCATTGAACAATTGCAAAACGAATTTTCAACAAGATTTgaagatttttataaatacgataaagaaattaaattattccagAATCCTTTTCAAGTGGACATAAATAATGTcaagaataatttacaaatggAAGTCATTGAACTTCAAAATGACGAggttctaaaaaattattttcgggAAGCAACTAGTTTGCCTCAATTTTATAGTTGTCTTCCATTATCTACCTTCCCTGGAATCAGACAATTCGCACAAAAATTTATAGCGGCGTTTGCAAGCACATATATATGTGAGCAGACATTTTCCATTGTGAAATATAGAAAAAGTAAGCATTCTTCACGTCTTAGTGATGAAAATTTACGAGCTGTATTACGAGTCTCAACAACAAGTCTGCAAGCTGATATCGAAAATTTAACTAATAAACTGCAGGCACAGAAATCgcattaa
- the LOC132936440 gene encoding myb/SANT-like DNA-binding domain-containing protein 3, producing the protein MDKSISEKDVSKSKNKPFIPDELSLLSELVYKHRFILEKVGKQYSTVADKRNTWESLANEFNSAGLNVTRSSDQLKKKWDNIKQSRKTEIRDTKRHQYTTGGGPSCQPIINDCPADQFLNEITDIELIDTPDSDYIPLHCSVPTTIENKIVSDQPVYFITTTSTSNNISPTLPKECSTGKKDSDKMKKNEDFEQKRLESFNHEAKLRIKRQINLIEQDKTIHALEVNVYEKKLELLDIKIKNKKMKLNENK; encoded by the exons ATGGATAAAAGTATTTCTGAAAAAGACGTGTCAAAGTCAAAAAACAAACCTTTTATACCCGATGAATTGTCACTGCTTTCTGAGCTAGTGTATAAGCATAGATTTATACTTGAAAAAGTTGGTAAACAATATTCAACAGTAGCTGACAAAAGAAATACTTGGGAATCATTGGCTAATGAATTCAATAGCGCAGGATTAAATGTTACT cgTTCTTCTGACCAGCTTAAGAAAAAATGGGACAATATCAAACAAAGTAGAAAGACAGAAATAAGAGACACAAAAAGGCATCAATATACAACTGGTGGAGGCCCATCTTGTCAGCCAATTATTAATGACTGTCCAGCCGAccagtttttaaatgaaataactgATATTGAATTAATTGACACACCGGATAGTGATTACATACCATTACACTGCAGTGTACCTACAacaatagaaaacaaaatagtttcAGATCAAccagtttattttataactaccaCTTCAACATCTAATAACATTTCACCTACATTACCAAAAGAATGTTCAACAGGAAAAAAGGATAGTgacaagatgaaaaaaaatg AGGACTTTGAACAGAAACGTTTGGAAAGTTTCAACCATGAAGCTAAATTAAGGATTAAaagacaaattaatttaattgaacaaGATAAAACAATTCATGCTTTAGAGgtaaatgtttatgaaaaaaaacttgaattacttgacataaaaataaaaaataaaaaaatgaagcttaatgaaaataaataa
- the LOC132947639 gene encoding putative nuclease HARBI1: IPKRYIRDMQNPIEFFNDTQFFERFRFPKYIVLDILLPIVLKNIKPVIDLRGLPISPIMKLLTALRFYASGCYQRVNGDMYGISQPTISRIVKEISTALCHSLQTWVKFPSIESIPEIKNQFYQIAQFPGVTMVMDCTHIQISSPGGEKSEFYRNRKGWMSLNVQLIAGPKLQIFDVVARWPGSAHDSRIFENSLLMVNVWLMVVMLKQGLSILHIRILKQQQKKNIKNLILKLGM, from the exons ataccaaaaaggtATATTAGAGACATGCAAAATCCCATTGAATTCTTTAACGACACACAGTTTTTTGAAAGGTTTCGATTTCCTAAATACATTGTTTTAGACATTTTATTGCCaatagtgttaaaaaatataaaaccagtAATCGATTTAAGAGGACTACCTATAAGTCCCATTATGAAACTTTTGACTGCACTAAGATTTTACGCTTCAGGATGTTATCAG AGAGTGAATGGTGATATGTATGGAATAAGCCAACCTACTATAAGTCGCATAGTAAAAGAAATATCAACTGCACTGTGTCATTCACTACAAACCTGGGTTAAGTTTCCTAGCATTGAAAGTATTccagaaataaaaaatcaattttatcaaatagcCCAATTTCCTGGAGTTACAATGGTCATGGATTGTACACATATACAAATTAGCAGTCCAGGAGGTGAAAAATCAGAGTTTTATCGAAATAGAAAAGGCTGGATGTCCTTAAATGTCCAACTTATTGCAGGACCAAAGTTGCAAATTTTTGATGTTGTTGCTAGGTGGCCAGGATCAGCTCATGATTCTagaatatttgaaaata GTCTACTAATGGTAAATGTTTGGCTGATGGTGGTTATGCTCAAACAAGGTTTGTCTATACTCCACATCCGAATCCTCAAACAGcagcagaaaaaaaatatcaaaaatctcaTATTAAAACTAGGAATGTAA
- the LOC132947647 gene encoding piggyBac transposable element-derived protein 4-like, with protein MKQYMPMKPIKRGFKIWALADSYSGFLLNLDIYTGKKSNGIPEYGLGENVVVNKKYYPKHLMKNDGKYTSGDIEYAQSEDIGIMRWKDRGSKPVTLVSNMHNSSDTSTVLRKNGKGERIQVKCPTGISDYNKYMGGVDKFDQYMSPYSISQKSRKWWIKLFYYMVDTAIVNSYILYKESCNKNKKKYITHLEFRSRLTDELIGNFSCRKKNTSSPHEQRYKKKQKLSIAHDFTAGVNHMTKFIDKYRRCKMCSTKAKEKRSNMICSTCDITLCKQCFVPYHKPT; from the exons ATGAAACAATATATGCCCATGAAACCTATTAAAAGGGGTTTCAAAATATGGGCATTGGCTGATTCTTATAGTGGTTTTTTACTGAATCTTGATATATACactggaaaaaaatcaaatggaATACCTGAGTATGGACTAGGAGAAAACGTTGT AGTAAACAAAAAGTATTATCCAAAACACCTTATGAAAAATGATGGTAAATATACTTCTGGTGACATTGAATATGCCCAAAGTGAAGATATTGGTATTATGCGATGGAAGGATAGAGGAAGTAAACCAGTGACACTTGTTAGCAACATGCATAACTCTTCAGATACATCTACAGTACTGAGAAAAAATGGTAAAGGGGAAAGGATTCAAGTAAAGTGCCCTACTGGAATAtcagattataataaatacatgggaGGAGTTGACAAATTTGATCAATATATGTCTCCATACTCAATTTCTCAAAAGTCGAGGAAGTGGTggattaaacttttttattatatggttGATACTGCTATtgttaattcttatattttatataaagaaAGTTGcaacaagaataaaaaaaagtacattacACATTTAGAGTTTCGATCGAGATTAACGGATGAGCTTATTGGGAATTTCTCATGCAGGAAAAAGAATACATCTTCCCCCCACGaacaaagatataaaaaaaaacaaaaactttccATCGCTCATGATTTTACAGCTGGAGTTAATCATATGACAAAATTCATAGATAAATATAGAAGATGCAAAATGTGTAGCACTAaagcaaaagaaaaaagatCCAATATGATTTGTTCTACATGCGACATAACACTATGCAAACAATGTTTTGTACCATATCACAAACCTACCTAA